One window of the Pyrus communis chromosome 17, drPyrComm1.1, whole genome shotgun sequence genome contains the following:
- the LOC137722874 gene encoding fructose-1,6-bisphosphatase 1, chloroplastic-like, translating into MVAATLTSPSSQLLCSSSRSLSNLSPLQQCLLGSKAVVSCPNNFSYSKRRHAADGVRCMAVAAETETVEPKKKSGYKIQTLTGWLLKQEQAGVIDAELTIVLSSISLACKQIASLVQRASISNLTGIQGAVNIQGEDQKKLDVVSNEVFSNCLRSSGRTGIIASEEEDVPVAVEESYSGNYIVVFDPLDGSSNIDAAVSTGSIFGIYSPNDECFADIEEDSTLDSAEQKCVVNVCQPGSNLLAAGYCMYSSSVIFVLTIGTGVFAFSLDPMYGEFVLTQENIQIPKAGKIYSFNEGNYQMWDDKLKKYIDDLKDPGPSGKPYSARYIGSLVGDFHRTLLYGGIYGYPRDKKSKNGKLRLLYECAPMSFIVEQAGGKGSDGSSRVLDIQPTEIHQRVPLYIGSVEEVEKLEKYLA; encoded by the exons ATGGTTGCGGCAACGTTAACTTCACCGTCGTCTCAACTCCTATGCTCAAGCTCCCGCTCTCTCTCTAACCTCTCTCCTCTCCAACAATGTCTGTTGGGGTCCAAAGCAGTCGTCTCATGCCCTAACAACTTCAGTTACAGCAAGAGGAGGCATGCGGCCGACGGAGTTAGGTGCATGGCGGTGGCAGCGGAGACGGAGACGGTGGAGCCAAAGAAGAAGAGCGGATACAAGATTCAGACGCTGACGGGCTGGCTGCTGAAGCAAGAGCAGGCCGGGGTGATTGACGCCGAGCTGACCATTGTGCTGTCGAGCATTTCGTTGGCGTGCAAGCAGATTGCTTCTTTGGTGCAGAGGGCAAGCATTTCCAACTTGACTGGAATTCAGGGTGCGGTTAATATCCAAGGAGAGGACCAGAAGAAACTTGATGTTGTCTCCAATGAG GTTTTCTCGAACTGCCTGAGATCAAGCGGAAGGACAGGGATTATAGCATCAGAGGAAGAGGATGTGCCGGTGGCGGTGGAAGAGAGTTATTCCGGCAACTACATTGTGGTGTTTGACCCACTTGATGGATCATCCAACATTGATGCTGCTGTCTCCACTGGATCCATCTTTGGAATATACAGCCCAAATGATGAGTGCTTTGCAGACATTGAAGAGGACTCAACC CTTGACAGTGCGGAACAGAAATGTGTAGTGAACGTGTGCCAGCCAGGAAGCAACCTACTTGCTGCTGGCTACTGCATGTACTCAAGCTCTGTGATCTTTGTGCTCACAATTGGGACTGGTGTATTTGCATTTTCCTTGGACCCCATGTACGGAGAATTCGTCTTGACTCAAGAAAACATTCAGATTCCGAAAGCCGGAAAAATCTACTCGTTCAATGAAGGGAACTATCAGATGTGGGATGACAAGTTGAAGAAGTACATTGATGATCTTAAGGACCCAGGTCCTAGTGGCAAGCCCTACTCTGCAAGGTACATTGGCAGCTTGGTTGGTGACTTCCACCGGACGCTGCTCTATGGCGGCATTTATGGTTACCCTAGAGACAAGAAGAGCAAGAATGGGAAGCTGAGGCTGTTGTATGAGTGCGCACCAATGAGCTTTATAGTGGAACAAGCCGGCGGGAAAGGGTCGGATGGCAGTTCCAGAGTACTTGACATTCAACCAACTGAG ATCCATCAACGTGTTCCGCTTTACATCGGAAGCGTGGAGGAGGTGGAGAAATTGGAGAAGTACTTAGCATGA
- the LOC137722873 gene encoding uncharacterized protein → MGKQSKGKKSENLGKGKVTPVQIAFIVDRYLCDNNYSETRSVFRTEASSLIAKSPIREAPKSLLSLAEILDEYIRLKEQKVILDQEKVRVEQEKTRVQTLLKGMQSVMNTYNASGSPAISTAPAVAPKPMLLASPSHPSNGSAAGLLMHQTPVAPVTTPSNPNTRPGNFCSPITIHPPTTKRKSSKVPVDASNAAKRYRCKLPAGKSNMHSRGAGAVSGSDNGLDNQESVQQSLDVQSSPHNLVPNGSTVEKCLFNQASLSVPTNNSGPRTPQRPNSIQSDNSTPPFEISSSATCSYNNYPPDVNPTCTIFSSKRVILSPNKACYTVETNHCISSPAKTSKRESHVKGRLNFDCSDVPMSFEKPTGDETSSPESEKEVDLFDIDLTNFDAIGADFSFTELLGEFDLHCEELGLPNFDASTATVSGSSYESADGNVGVNQFMSEFTSTVTEVLSEKDMNAQGSDPLTAMKSVTKCIRIISPVKNRGSSDA, encoded by the exons ATGGGGAAGCAATCCAAAGGCAAGAAATCAGAGAATTTGGGGAAGGGAAAAGTCACCCCGGTCCAAATCGCCTTCATCGTCGACCGCTACCTCTGCGACAACAACTATTCGGAAACCCGTTCCGTTTTCAGAACCGAGGCTTCGTCTCTCATCGCCAAATCTCCGATTCGAGAG GCGCCGAAGAGCTTGCTGAGCTTGGCGGAGATTTTGGACGAGTACATACGGTTGAAGGAGCAGAAGGTGATTTTGGATCAGGAGAAGGTCCGAGTGGAGCAGGAGAAGACCCGGGTCCAAACCCTGTTGAAGGGGATGCAAAGCGTGATGAATACATACAATGCCAGTGGAAGCCCCGCCATCTCTACAGCTCCGGCTGTGGCTCCGAAACCGATGCTCCTGGCTTCTCCATCTCACCCGTCTAATGGGTCCGCTGCAG GCCTTCTAATGCACCAAACACCAGTTGCTCCTGTGACCACACCTTCCAACCCCAACACGAGGCCTGGAAATTTCTGCTCTCCAATAACAATCCACCCACCTACAACAAAGAGAAAGAGTTCAAAGGTTCCTGTGGATGCTTCAAATGCTGCTAAAAGATATCGCTGCAAATTACCTGCTGGCAAGAGCAATATGCACAGCAGAG GTGCAGGAGCAGTTTCTGGATCAGATAATGGGCTTGATAATCAAGAATCTGTCCAGCAGTCTTTGGATGTTCAATCATCACCTCACAATTTGGTTCCCAATGGCTCCACTGTGGAGAAATGCTTGTTCAACCAGGCATCATTGTCTGTCCCAACCAATAACTCTGGTCCTCGGACACCTCAGCgaccaaattcaattcaaagtgaCAACTCTACGCCACCTTTTGAGATTTCTTCCAGTGCTACCTGCAGTTATAACAATTATCCTCCAGACGTAAACCCAACTTGCAccatattttcttcaaagaGAGTGATTCTGAGCCCGAACAAAGCTTGCTACACTGTGGAAACAAACCATTGCATTTcttcacctgccaagacaagtaAGAGGGAGTCCCATGTAAAGGGGAGGCTTAATTTTGATTGTTCTGATGTGCCAATGAGCTTTGAGAAACCAACTGGCGATGAGACTTCATCACCTGAATCTGAAAAGGAAGTTGATCTTTTCGACATTGATTTGACGAACTTTGATGCCATTGGGGCGGATTTCTCCTTCACTGAACTGTTAGGTGAATTTGATCTTCATTGTGAAGAACTTGGTCTACCAAATTTTGATGCTTCCACTGCGACGGTTTCAGG GTCATCTTATGAATCTGCGGATGGTAACGTGGGGGTCAATCAATTTATGTCAGAATTTACATCAACTGTGACAGAAGTACTATCAGAGAAGGACATGAATGCGCAAG GATCTGATCCTCTGACTGCGATGAAGTCTGTGACGAAATGTATTAGGATTATAAGCCCTG TGAAAAATCGTGGAAGCTCCGACGCTTAG
- the LOC137723001 gene encoding uncharacterized protein — protein MTIGLLPWSPCHHSLSPTSLFSLPLAFPITKHTQFPPSISATIEPATAGTQHLTARERRQLRNERRESKTGTSWKEDVEEKLLEKPTKKFANWKEELNLNNLAHEGPQWWIIKVSRVKGQETAQLIARLLARNYPQIDFKIYAPAIQDRKKLKNGNLVKPRPLFPGCLFIRCVLDKEIHDFIRECDGVAGFVGSKVGNTKRQITRPRSVSEFDMEAIFRQAKEEQQKAEQAFEQEQQEAALNDADESAGDSISKPKRRPRKTLDPLINGSSKGKSEKLIPGSSVQVLSGTFAEYVGSLKKLNKRTKKATVGFMLFGKESLVDLDISEIVLETVEKKVVSETM, from the exons ATGACAATAGGACTTCTCCCATGGAGTCCTTGCCACCACTCTCTATCTCCCACCTCCCTCTTCTCACTCCCCCTTGCTTTCCCCATTACCAAACACACCCAATTCCCACCTTCCATCTCCGCCACTATTGAACCCGCCACCGCCGGCACCCAACACCTTACAGCCAGAGAGAGAAGGCAGCTCAGGAACGAGAGGAGAGAGAGCAAAACTGGCACCAGCTGGAAAGAGGACGTGGAGGAGAAGCTTTTGGAGAAGCCCACGAAGAAGTTCGCCAATTGGAAGGAAGAGCTCAACCTTAATAACCTCGCTCACGAGGGTCCACAATGGTGGATCATCAAGGTCTCTCGAGTCAAGGGCCAGGAGACCGCTCAGCTCATCGCTCGATTGCTTGCCAGGAACTATCCTCAGATTGATTTTAAG ATATATGCGCCAGCTATCCAAGACaggaagaaattgaaaaatggTAACTTGGTTAAACCGAGACCACTATTCCCAGGGTGTCTGTTTATAAGGTGTGTATTGGACAAAGAGATACATGACTTCATAAGAGAGTGTGATGGAGTTGCAGGCTTTGTCGGTTCCAAGGTCGGAAATAC GAAAAGACAGATTACCAGACCCCGGTCAGTTTCTGAGTTTGACATGGAAGCTATCTTCAGGCAGGCTAAGGAAGAACAACAGAAAGCTGAACAAGCTTTTGAGCAAGAGCAGCAAGAAGCAGCCCTCAATGATGCTGACGAATCTGCTGGAGATTCTATTTCTAAACCAAAAAGGCGACCTAGAAAAACACTTGATCCTCTCATAAATGGTTCGTCTAAAGGAAAGAGTGAGAAGCTCATCCCAGGTTCTTCTGTACAAGTTTTATCTGGGACTTTTGCAGAATATGTAGGCAGCCTGAAGAAGCtgaataaaagaacaaaaaag GCAACCGTGGGATTTATGTTATTTGGGAAAGAAAGCTTAGTCGATTTAGATATCAGTGAAATTGTTTTAGAGACCGttgaaaaaaaagttgtttcagAGACCATGTAA
- the LOC137722762 gene encoding L-type lectin-domain containing receptor kinase VIII.2-like yields the protein MAASSISTHFVAVAFLVFFLRTTSAACNSSFSVTHFGEVSNFGSDIALYGDAEVVNGGYAVQLTSSVSSSAGRAIYKRPIELFEGKPRKSVSFSTNFSFSISNGGGDGLAFVVVPKGFNLSLFGNGSFGLSLGNVKSKFKIAAVKFDALSDGNVHVGIDVGSTVSVKVSNVSAKNLDPSNGNKTQAWIDYEAGSNRFEVRLSKFGGSKPVDPLLWYPIDLSKMWGDKEVLVGLSAMSRNSSQTCSVYSWSFEQRHVPHWTHSQPVDPKAAAKNSKAEEKKRDCTKKAFGAMVFGVACGALASFVGLYLWTVFGNRRPVVPEEYAEKQKEFEYEKMRAVADNKTMEDGKQ from the coding sequence ATGGCCGCATCTTCCATCTCCACCCACTTCGTCGCCGTAGCTTTCCTCGTTTTCTTCCTCAGAACCACCTCCGCCGCCTGCAACTCCTCCTTTTCGGTCACCCATTTCGGTGAAGTTTCAAACTTTGGGTCAGATATTGCTCTGTACGGAGATGCAGAGGTCGTCAATGGCGGATACGCAGTTCAGCTCACCAGTTCGGTGAGCTCGAGCGCCGGCCGAGCTATTTACAAGAGACCCATCGAGCTGTTTGAAGGTAAGCCTCGGAAATCCGTGTCTTTTTCGACGAACTTCTCGTTTTCTATTTCCAACGGCGGTGGGGATGGATTGGCGTTTGTTGTGGTTCCAAAGGGTTTTAATCTTAGCCTATTTGGTAACGGCTCTTTTGGGCTTTCTCTGGGAAATGTTAAAAGTAAATTCAAAATtgctgctgtcaaatttgatgcATTGAGTGATGGAAATGTTCATGTTGGAATTGATGTGGGTAGTACTGTTTCTGTTAAAGTAAGCAATGTTTCTGCTAAGAATTTGGATCCAAGTAATGGGAATAAAACGCAGGCTTGGATCGATTACGAAGCGGGTTCGAATCGATTTGAAGTTAGGCTGAGTAAATTCGGTGGTTCGAAGCCGGTTGATCCTCTGCTGTGGTATCCGATTGATTTGTCGAAAATGTGGGGAGATAAGGAAGTGCTTGTGGGATTGAGTGCGATGAGTAGGAATTCGTCTCAGACATGTTCTGTATACTCTTGGAGCTTTGAGCAAAGGCATGTGCCTCACTGGACGCACTCGCAGCCGGTAGATCCTAAGGCCGCTGCGAAGAACTCGAAggcggaggaaaagaaaagggattGTACAAAAAAGGCTTTCGGTGCAATGGTTTTCGGTGTTGCTTGTGGAGCATTGGCGTCATTTGTCGGACTGTATCTGTGGACCGTCTTTGGTAACAGGCGTCCGGTGGTGCCGGAGGAGTATGCTGAGAAGCAGAAAGAGTTTGAGTACGAGAAAATGAGAGCAGTTGCAGATAATAAAACCATGGAAGATGGAAAGCAGTAG
- the LOC137722761 gene encoding tubulin beta-1 chain-like — translation MREILHIQGGQCGNQIGAKFWEVVCAEHGIDGTGRYEGDSELQLERINVYYNEASCGRYVPRAVLMDLEPGTMDSVRSGPYGQIFRPDNFVFGQSGAGNNWAKGHYTEGAELIDSVLDVVRKEAENCDCLQGFQVCHSLGGGTGSGMGTLLISKIREEYPDRMMLTFSVFPSPKVSDTVVEPYNATLSVHQLVENADECMVLDNEALYDICFRTLKLSTPSFGDLNHLISATMSGVTCCLRFPGQLNSDLRKLAVNLIPFPRLHFFMVGFAPLTSRGSQQYRALTVPELTQQMWDAKNMMCAADPRHGRYLTASAVFRGKMSTKEVDEQMINVQNKNSSYFVEWIPNNVKSTVCDIPPTGLKMASTFIGNSTSIQEMFRRVSEQFTAMFRRKAFLHWYTGEGMDEMEFTEAESNMNDLVSEYQQYQDATAEEDEYYEDEEEEAQEEM, via the exons ATGCGTGAGATCCTTCACATCCAGGGAGGCCAGTGCGGCAACCAGATTGGCGCCAAGTTCTGGGAGGTGGTCTGCGCCGAGCACGGCATCGACGGCACCGGAAGGTACGAGGGAGACTCGGAGCTCCAGCTTGAAAGGATCAATGTCTACTACAACGAAGCCAGTTGCGGGAGGTACGTGCCGAGGGCTGTGCTCATGGACCTCGAGCCTGGGACCATGGACAGCGTCCGATCTGGACCCTACGGTCAGATTTTCCGGCCTGACAACTTCGTTTTCGGCCAGTCTGGTGCCGGAAACAACTGGGCCAAGGGTCACTATACCGAAGGCGCTGAGTTGATCGATTCGGTTCTTGATGTGGTTCGCAAGGAGGCCGAGAATTGTGATTGCCTACAAG GGTTTCAGGTGTGTCATTCTCTGGGAGGAGGTACTGGGTCTGGCATGGGTACTCTCTTGATTTCAAAGATCAGAGAGGAATACCCAGACCGGATGATGCTCACTTTCTCGGTTTTTCCCTCTCCAAAGGTCTCAGACACAGTTGTTGAGCCTTACAACGCAACCTTGTCTGTGCACCAGCTTGTTGAAAACGCAGACGAGTGTATGGTTCTTGATAATGAAGCTCTGTATGACATTTGCTTCCGCACACTCAAGCTCAGCACCCCGAGCT TTGGGGATTTGAACCATTTGATTTCTGCAACTATGTCTGGTGTCACATGCTGTTTGAGGTTCCCTGGTCAGTTGAACTCTGACCTCCGAAAGCTTGCTGTCAATCTCATCCCCTTCCCTCGTCTTCACTTCTTCATGGTGGGTTTTGCTCCTTTGACCTCACGCGGTTCACAGCAGTACAGAGCTCTCACTGTGCCTGAGCTCACACAGCAAATGTGGGATGCGAAGAACATGATGTGTGCAGCTGACCCTCGCCATGGTCGGTATTTGACTGCCTCAGCCGTGTTCAGGGGTAAAATGAGCACAAAGGAAGTTGATGAACAGATGATCAATGTCCAGAACAAGAACTCTTCTTACTTTGTGGAATGGATTCCCAACAATGTCAAGTCTACTGTATGTGATATCCCACCCACCGGCTTGAAAATGGCGTCCACCTTCATTGGAAACTCAACCTCAATTCAGGAGATGTTCCGCCGTGTGAGCGAGCAGTTCACTGCTATGTTCAGGAGGAAGGCTTTCTTGCATTGGTACACTGGTGAAGGCATGGACGAGATGGAGTTCACAGAAGCTGAAAGCAACATGAATGATCTGGTTTCAGAGTATCAGCAGTACCAGGATGCCACAGCTGAGGAGGATGAGTACTATGAGGACGAAGAGGAGGAAGCTCAGGAGGAGATGTAA